A stretch of Imperialibacter roseus DNA encodes these proteins:
- a CDS encoding sulfotransferase, with product MKVFFIGSSKMGTTSITNALKEKGLRVTHTPHFGVYSHLTEPNEAFFSKFDYFLDGSLHNFHHLTTWFPDAKIVLLDREPSRWILSMFNWFSHIDERHMSDDKAIVRLSRLIMGKTVYRQILIDWLIYRKRVLHFFKDDPRFIHISIEDGPNEWKRLMRHLDIQLEIKWDNKQDKKSNPEWVSKIVTEAENKAKHASVVYPEVSQQSIRDRLFLYAMEVLRKDFIRERHLVKNIKAAGKINGWSHLKTYRTSLTHIFKFARVVGCLGLRIVVNRSNRLSPYIY from the coding sequence ATGAAAGTATTCTTCATCGGCTCCTCAAAAATGGGCACCACCAGCATCACCAATGCCTTGAAGGAAAAAGGTCTTCGGGTTACCCATACGCCTCACTTCGGGGTGTACTCTCACCTAACCGAGCCAAACGAAGCCTTTTTTTCGAAGTTTGACTACTTTCTCGATGGCAGCCTACACAATTTCCATCACCTCACCACCTGGTTTCCCGATGCAAAAATAGTTCTGCTGGATCGGGAGCCATCCCGCTGGATTCTCAGCATGTTTAACTGGTTCAGTCATATCGACGAGCGGCACATGTCGGATGACAAAGCGATCGTTCGTCTTTCGAGATTGATCATGGGCAAAACAGTCTACCGCCAAATATTGATTGACTGGCTCATTTACAGAAAAAGAGTACTACACTTTTTCAAGGATGACCCCAGGTTTATTCATATCAGCATCGAGGACGGGCCTAACGAATGGAAACGGCTAATGCGACACCTCGACATCCAGCTAGAAATCAAGTGGGACAACAAGCAAGACAAGAAATCAAATCCCGAGTGGGTGTCGAAAATTGTAACGGAAGCAGAAAACAAGGCAAAGCATGCAAGCGTCGTATATCCGGAGGTGTCTCAACAATCCATACGGGATCGCTTGTTTCTATACGCAATGGAGGTGTTGAGAAAGGACTTTATCAGGGAGAGGCACCTTGTGAAAAACATAAAAGCAGCTGGGAAGATTAATGGATGGAGCCACCTAAAAACCTACCGAACAAGCCTCACGCATATCTTTAAATTTGCCCGGGTGGTTGGCTGCCTTGGGCTAAGGATTGTTGTCAACCGATCAAACCGGCTGAGCCCGTACATTTACTAA
- a CDS encoding glycosyltransferase family 4 protein: MLAGRSDSEVLVVTHKYPPSIGGMQKQSYELIKNLQSCTIVHKIIFSGKYPKALFFISVVPWCLFKVWSNPRIAVIHANDGLMALFLTPLLWLTRKKMAATVHGLDVIFKSTLYQFWLRKYLSKFAWVIAVSDETRLECIKAGIPSARAHYIPNGFEPLPSPQKNEAIYSQFKERCETDLSGKSLIVSIGRPIKRKGFVWFIKNVLTQTQTPVFYVIAGPREKNIKLILWFSKLLPASVFRKLAHLFGFGLEALELDQLMIEPTYRDKVLFTGKLPQAELDQLLLHADLFVMPNLHVDGDYEGFGLVALEAAISGLVCLAARVDGIPSAVKDNFNGLLLPSGDGEAWSKTVDKLLADKEALKSLGQLFKSNTEKEMFTWDSMAQAYFELFHKPAPDSL, encoded by the coding sequence ATGCTGGCAGGCCGAAGCGATTCCGAAGTTCTTGTTGTTACGCACAAATATCCTCCATCCATTGGCGGCATGCAAAAGCAAAGCTATGAGTTGATCAAAAACCTGCAATCATGTACAATAGTCCACAAAATTATCTTTAGTGGAAAATACCCTAAAGCACTATTTTTCATCTCGGTTGTTCCGTGGTGCTTATTCAAGGTTTGGAGCAACCCCCGCATAGCCGTCATTCATGCCAACGACGGCCTCATGGCACTGTTTTTAACCCCCCTGCTTTGGCTCACCCGAAAAAAAATGGCTGCCACAGTCCATGGCCTCGATGTCATCTTCAAGTCGACCTTATACCAGTTTTGGCTGCGAAAATACCTATCAAAATTTGCCTGGGTCATTGCCGTGAGTGACGAGACGAGGCTTGAATGCATCAAGGCAGGCATCCCCTCAGCCAGGGCGCACTATATCCCCAATGGATTTGAGCCGCTGCCAAGCCCACAAAAAAATGAAGCCATCTACTCACAGTTCAAAGAAAGATGTGAAACGGATCTCAGCGGCAAATCTTTGATCGTATCTATTGGCCGGCCTATTAAACGGAAGGGCTTTGTTTGGTTCATAAAAAATGTGCTGACGCAAACCCAAACACCAGTCTTTTATGTAATTGCTGGGCCCAGAGAAAAGAACATTAAGCTCATATTGTGGTTTTCAAAACTACTTCCGGCATCTGTCTTTAGGAAACTCGCTCACCTTTTTGGCTTTGGCCTGGAAGCCCTTGAACTCGACCAGCTTATGATAGAGCCGACCTATAGAGACAAAGTGTTATTTACAGGAAAATTACCCCAAGCTGAACTTGATCAGCTGCTTTTGCATGCCGATTTGTTTGTGATGCCCAACTTGCATGTTGACGGTGACTACGAGGGGTTTGGGCTCGTAGCTCTGGAAGCGGCCATCAGTGGGCTGGTTTGCCTGGCAGCAAGAGTAGACGGCATTCCATCGGCAGTAAAAGACAACTTCAATGGCTTGCTGCTGCCGTCCGGCGATGGAGAAGCATGGAGCAAGACAGTTGACAAACTGCTGGCCGACAAAGAAGCGCTCAAAAGCCTTGGTCAGTTGTTCAAAAGTAATACCGAGAAGGAAATGTTCACATGGGACAGCATGGCACAAGCCTATTTCGAGCTTTTCCACAAACCGGCACCTGACAGTCTATGA
- a CDS encoding glycosyltransferase family 4 protein, giving the protein MSKVKIVFFIDVLKKDFDGVSNTTNQIAYRLPRDLFDAIFITPLPPEDPEFPFPVYKCPSIDLPLYKQYKLALPKRMKGLEAKLDDFAPDIVHWSTPSALGWYAVNYAKKRKIPVATIYHTHFTSYVEYFLRFVPGIDKISPPIARRLLSLYKDCSLVLAPTESMSDYLKVLRVNAANIRVWGRGVNQHLFSPAFRDDAFFSPYGVISEKKILFVSRLVSYKSTDSLIELYKLLGKGHKLIITGDGPDMERLQSKMPKAVFTGKLTGEALSRVFASADVFVFPSVTETFGNVILEAMASGLPVVAARAGGPADIIEDGITGFLAEPGNTKEMYDRIKALLADDELHARIREKAIYYASQQNWDVLCQRLFDYYKDLATITS; this is encoded by the coding sequence ATGAGCAAAGTTAAGATTGTATTTTTTATTGATGTACTCAAAAAGGATTTTGATGGAGTGTCTAACACCACCAACCAAATTGCCTATCGCCTGCCGAGGGACCTATTTGACGCCATCTTTATCACTCCTCTGCCGCCGGAAGACCCGGAGTTTCCCTTTCCTGTGTACAAGTGCCCATCGATAGACCTACCGCTTTATAAGCAATATAAATTGGCGCTACCCAAGCGAATGAAGGGACTGGAAGCTAAACTCGACGATTTCGCCCCTGATATTGTGCATTGGAGTACCCCATCGGCACTGGGCTGGTATGCTGTTAACTATGCAAAAAAACGCAAGATTCCTGTGGCAACTATATATCACACGCACTTTACTTCCTATGTAGAATACTTCTTAAGGTTTGTACCTGGTATCGATAAGATTTCACCTCCGATAGCCCGGCGGCTGCTTTCGTTATACAAAGATTGCTCACTGGTGTTGGCGCCCACCGAAAGCATGAGTGACTACCTGAAAGTATTGAGAGTAAACGCTGCCAATATAAGAGTTTGGGGCAGGGGGGTAAACCAGCACTTGTTTTCGCCTGCTTTCAGAGACGATGCTTTTTTCTCCCCATACGGCGTCATCAGCGAAAAGAAAATTCTTTTTGTCAGCCGACTGGTTAGTTACAAATCCACTGACAGCCTGATTGAGCTCTATAAGTTGCTTGGCAAAGGCCACAAGCTGATTATCACTGGCGATGGCCCTGATATGGAAAGACTTCAAAGTAAGATGCCAAAAGCGGTGTTTACCGGAAAACTCACCGGTGAAGCGCTTTCCAGGGTATTTGCATCGGCCGATGTGTTCGTGTTTCCGTCGGTTACGGAAACGTTTGGTAACGTGATTCTTGAGGCGATGGCTTCCGGGCTTCCGGTGGTGGCGGCCAGGGCTGGTGGCCCGGCAGATATTATTGAAGATGGCATTACCGGTTTTTTGGCCGAACCAGGCAACACCAAAGAAATGTATGACCGGATAAAAGCATTGCTGGCGGATGATGAACTGCATGCAAGAATCCGGGAAAAGGCGATTTACTATGCCAGCCAGCAAAACTGGGACGTGTTGTGTCAGCGGTTGTTCGATTACTACAAAGATTTAGCGACAATCACCTCATGA
- a CDS encoding glycosyltransferase family protein: MSLTFKILQLATPNIDSYAGYSIASVRGYAKKHGYQHLVQRSRLVDDMHINWTKIALLQNGLAEKDVDYVVLLDADVVLTTTALPLEDFVKMGNETTHILMPGDTPLLGGKRPNAGMIIVKNSPEGRGIIDYWLHAARHEGKHLADTHPRNQLVYWNFVMPRFKPLQFIIPRSFARKYYPVYDYLRQRGGFLWHVTQTNEGVREKYMKRLYEQHSPEMGDFQTTLELLKGATEGLVKLVG; encoded by the coding sequence ATGAGTCTGACCTTTAAGATACTTCAGCTAGCTACGCCAAACATCGATTCTTACGCTGGTTATAGTATTGCCTCTGTGCGGGGCTATGCAAAAAAACATGGTTATCAGCACTTGGTGCAACGCAGCCGGTTGGTTGACGATATGCATATCAACTGGACAAAAATTGCACTGTTGCAAAACGGCCTGGCCGAAAAAGACGTCGATTACGTGGTGCTGTTAGATGCGGATGTTGTCCTCACAACTACCGCCCTGCCCCTGGAAGATTTTGTGAAGATGGGGAATGAAACAACCCACATACTGATGCCTGGCGACACGCCTTTGCTGGGAGGTAAAAGGCCTAACGCAGGGATGATCATTGTTAAAAACAGTCCCGAGGGGAGAGGCATTATTGACTATTGGCTGCATGCAGCCCGCCACGAAGGCAAGCACCTGGCAGATACCCACCCGAGAAATCAGCTGGTGTACTGGAATTTCGTGATGCCCAGATTCAAACCCCTTCAGTTTATTATTCCCAGGTCATTTGCCAGGAAGTATTACCCTGTTTACGATTACCTGCGACAGCGTGGAGGGTTTTTGTGGCACGTGACCCAAACCAACGAGGGGGTAAGAGAAAAGTATATGAAGAGGCTTTACGAGCAACATAGTCCCGAAATGGGCGACTTTCAAACCACTTTAGAACTACTGAAAGGAGCAACCGAAGGGTTGGTTAAGCTGGTTGGGTAA
- a CDS encoding fatty acid desaturase, producing the protein MEKIAGLKNTQSFYWEETREPHFQRRKQIMNEVPEVKKLFGIDPLLKYKAIFVLLLQLAIPVFFLPENPYLFALLVVVVGATLSQVLFLAIHEITHDLAFKNPALNNVLAIIVNFPIVFPFSMAFKVYHAKHHWHQGKEGVDTDLPTEGEALLFKGFFGKLIWLVNQILFYAVRPLMVHPIKPDKWQVINLIAQLVFVVVFYQLAGIAGFVYLIASLFVAGGLHPIAGHFIAEHYVFKEGQETYSYYGFLNKITFNVGFHNEHHDFPNIPGSRLPKLKKLAPNHYDHLYSHTSWSKVLWRFVSEESMTLYARVKRNS; encoded by the coding sequence TTGGAGAAGATTGCCGGTTTGAAAAACACTCAATCATTTTACTGGGAGGAAACCAGAGAGCCACACTTTCAGCGAAGGAAGCAAATCATGAACGAGGTGCCCGAAGTGAAGAAACTTTTTGGGATCGATCCTCTCTTGAAATATAAAGCCATCTTCGTGCTGTTGTTGCAGTTGGCCATTCCCGTGTTTTTTCTACCCGAAAATCCATACCTGTTTGCCTTGTTGGTTGTTGTTGTCGGTGCCACACTTAGTCAGGTGCTTTTTTTGGCTATTCACGAAATCACCCATGACCTGGCGTTTAAAAACCCGGCGCTCAACAATGTTTTGGCCATCATCGTCAACTTTCCTATTGTGTTTCCCTTCAGCATGGCCTTCAAGGTGTATCATGCCAAGCACCACTGGCACCAGGGCAAGGAAGGAGTTGACACCGATCTACCGACGGAAGGGGAGGCGCTTCTGTTTAAGGGCTTTTTCGGTAAGCTGATCTGGCTGGTGAATCAAATTCTTTTTTATGCTGTCAGGCCTCTTATGGTACATCCGATTAAACCTGATAAGTGGCAAGTCATTAACCTGATTGCTCAACTGGTGTTCGTGGTGGTGTTTTACCAACTGGCAGGTATTGCCGGTTTTGTTTATCTCATTGCCTCGTTGTTTGTAGCCGGCGGGCTTCACCCCATAGCCGGCCATTTTATTGCAGAGCACTATGTTTTCAAGGAAGGTCAGGAAACCTATTCGTACTACGGTTTCCTGAACAAGATTACTTTCAATGTAGGCTTTCATAACGAGCACCACGACTTCCCTAACATTCCCGGTAGTCGGCTGCCAAAGTTGAAGAAACTTGCCCCCAACCATTACGACCACCTCTATTCGCACACCTCATGGTCAAAGGTGCTTTGGCGTTTTGTGTCTGAAGAATCGATGACGCTTTACGCAAGGGTGAAGCGCAATAGCTAG
- a CDS encoding alpha/beta fold hydrolase: protein MKKILILMICSALFACSDDTTDVKDTFYLRNEGADMPIWVRGNLDADKIVIFFHGGPGDCAMCYRYYLKGMESEIAVAYWDQRIAGSSAGNADPASLTYEQFGEDAFFAVSLLRQQYPGKKIYIMAHSFGVELAWQFLTTGENQKMVDGLLVVNGTFSNLHWMEIMREWVVREAAAQEDNKTLEFAETHPVNATTVNDVWVDYYRKMLELNGNPLSLYENKKFVLNYVLFSPNTAMSQFAHGKAYKDYSEKVLFTFDKTDELSKITLPVKFLWGKKDGVVPIEVGYETEALLTGTTVDWTVFDDSWHEPFVSEKDKFIEAALSFVKSN, encoded by the coding sequence ATGAAAAAGATACTCATACTTATGATTTGCTCGGCGCTTTTTGCCTGTAGCGACGATACGACTGACGTTAAAGACACCTTCTATCTCCGCAACGAGGGAGCCGACATGCCCATTTGGGTACGGGGCAACCTCGATGCTGACAAGATTGTCATTTTTTTCCACGGTGGCCCTGGTGATTGTGCCATGTGCTACCGCTATTACCTGAAGGGGATGGAAAGCGAAATAGCTGTGGCCTACTGGGATCAGCGCATTGCAGGCTCCTCCGCCGGCAATGCCGATCCTGCGTCGCTCACCTATGAGCAGTTTGGCGAAGATGCATTCTTCGCAGTGAGTTTGCTCCGGCAACAGTATCCCGGTAAGAAAATCTACATCATGGCGCACAGCTTCGGCGTGGAGCTGGCCTGGCAGTTTTTGACCACGGGCGAGAATCAGAAAATGGTGGATGGGCTGTTAGTCGTGAACGGTACTTTTAGCAACCTGCACTGGATGGAAATTATGAGAGAATGGGTGGTTAGAGAAGCTGCTGCCCAGGAAGACAATAAAACATTAGAATTCGCTGAAACCCACCCCGTCAACGCCACAACTGTGAACGATGTTTGGGTGGACTACTACCGCAAAATGCTTGAGTTGAACGGAAACCCTTTGTCTCTTTACGAAAACAAGAAGTTTGTGTTGAACTACGTGCTGTTTTCACCCAACACAGCGATGTCACAGTTTGCCCATGGAAAGGCTTATAAAGACTACAGCGAAAAGGTGCTTTTCACTTTCGATAAGACAGACGAGCTTTCAAAAATCACTTTGCCAGTTAAGTTTCTTTGGGGCAAAAAAGACGGCGTGGTGCCTATTGAAGTGGGCTACGAGACAGAAGCGCTGCTTACAGGAACTACGGTCGACTGGACCGTGTTCGACGACTCCTGGCATGAGCCATTCGTTTCAGAGAAGGACAAATTCATTGAAGCGGCCCTTAGTTTCGTGAAAAGCAACTAG
- a CDS encoding LytTR family transcriptional regulator DNA-binding domain-containing protein, giving the protein MTPLYILPLRHDVWNILGVSLFVSQLFISIGAEKDWFELFQDSSFAPDTLFVFTLTSTLWLYVRMVTVLLQQKFDWFEKPLRRILTQVFFGIALPSVACIFIVAIYFYAQYQVPLSATSFPAYEFPFTIIVITQFNLYYLIYYFYRKTKTQAAGNTSFESKKSIVGMIGRKNVPIDLQDIANVFIKNSVVYITTFNNTRLSVNYTLDEISVFLSETDYFRANRQLILHRKSCRSFVNEANGKLLIELDPAADASLAVSQLKAAEFKKWIGAN; this is encoded by the coding sequence ATGACACCACTCTACATACTCCCGCTTCGCCACGACGTTTGGAATATTTTAGGTGTAAGTCTTTTTGTCTCTCAACTGTTCATTTCTATTGGAGCAGAAAAGGATTGGTTCGAGCTTTTTCAGGACAGCTCATTTGCGCCGGACACCCTTTTTGTGTTTACGCTTACGTCCACATTGTGGCTCTATGTCAGAATGGTTACAGTACTCCTTCAGCAAAAATTTGATTGGTTCGAAAAGCCCCTTCGACGTATTCTCACTCAGGTCTTTTTTGGCATTGCGCTTCCATCTGTCGCCTGCATTTTCATTGTGGCGATCTATTTCTATGCACAATACCAGGTACCTCTCTCTGCCACCTCTTTCCCCGCTTACGAGTTCCCCTTCACAATAATTGTCATCACCCAATTCAACCTCTACTATCTTATTTACTACTTCTACCGCAAAACAAAAACGCAGGCGGCAGGCAACACTTCTTTTGAATCGAAAAAGTCTATTGTAGGAATGATTGGAAGAAAAAATGTCCCGATTGACCTGCAGGATATTGCCAATGTGTTCATCAAAAACTCCGTTGTTTACATCACCACCTTCAACAACACCCGGCTATCGGTCAACTACACGCTGGATGAGATATCCGTGTTCCTGAGCGAGACTGATTATTTCAGGGCCAACCGGCAGCTCATCCTTCATCGCAAGTCGTGCAGGTCGTTCGTAAATGAAGCCAACGGAAAACTGCTCATAGAGCTTGATCCTGCGGCCGATGCATCTTTGGCAGTCAGCCAACTCAAGGCCGCAGAGTTTAAAAAGTGGATTGGTGCCAATTGA
- a CDS encoding Crp/Fnr family transcriptional regulator, whose amino-acid sequence MDITTEKLTTLFPEMESGLKEAILSEGHVKNVKEGELLVSSGQYIKSAMLVVDGLVKVSREDDDGKEFLMYYLEPGSACALSLLCAARSEKSAISAKAVSDVTIITVPFVLTETWQTRYRTWHEFVVATYRKRFEELLITLDSVAFKSMDERLVFYLKRQMKVSGKLLAISHQEIANDLSTAREVVSRLLKKLEQSGAIVLSRNHIEIINLDKIFD is encoded by the coding sequence ATGGATATAACTACAGAAAAACTTACCACGCTGTTTCCTGAAATGGAATCAGGCCTAAAAGAAGCCATATTGAGTGAAGGGCATGTGAAAAATGTTAAAGAAGGAGAATTACTCGTTAGCTCAGGCCAGTATATAAAGTCGGCAATGCTGGTGGTAGACGGCCTGGTGAAGGTGTCGAGAGAAGATGATGACGGTAAGGAGTTTCTCATGTACTATCTTGAGCCGGGGTCAGCTTGTGCGCTTTCACTCTTATGTGCCGCCCGAAGTGAAAAGAGTGCCATATCAGCCAAGGCTGTTTCCGATGTCACTATTATTACGGTTCCTTTTGTTTTGACCGAAACATGGCAAACCAGGTACAGAACATGGCACGAGTTTGTGGTAGCAACGTACAGAAAGCGATTTGAAGAGCTGCTCATTACTCTCGACAGCGTGGCATTCAAATCAATGGATGAACGCCTTGTTTTTTATTTGAAACGTCAGATGAAAGTGTCAGGAAAATTGCTGGCCATCTCACATCAGGAGATTGCCAATGACCTGAGCACTGCCAGAGAGGTGGTGTCGAGGTTGTTGAAAAAACTGGAGCAGTCGGGCGCCATTGTATTGAGCCGAAACCATATTGAAATCATTAACCTCGACAAAATTTTTGACTAG
- a CDS encoding MBL fold metallo-hydrolase — MIVEQIYTGCLAQGAYYIESEGEAVVIDPLREVAPYVEKAKRRGAKIKYVLETHFHADFVSGHLDLSRITGAPIVFGPNAKPNFEAHIAKDGEELKIGKVTLKVLHTPGHTMESTTYLLIDEEGKENAVFSGDTLFIGDVGRPDLAAKSHLSVEDLAGHLFDSLRSKIMTLPDDVIVYPGHGAGSACGKNMSKETTDTLGHQKETNYALRANMTRDEFIKEVTDGLAPPPVYFPENVMMNKMGYESVDKVLSRGLQKLSAEGFEAAANETEALVLDTRDPNVFSKGFIPNSINIGIDGSFAPWVGALILDIKQPILIVAEPGREEEVVTRLARVGYDNTIGYLEGGFATWQQAGKEIDIIDNVSAADFSTKYSKEKLEVIDVRKPSEFAAEHVEDAKNLALDFINDHMADFDKEKPLYLYCAGGYRSMIASSILKARGWDNVINIEGGWKAIEQTSVPRTDYVCPTTLQK; from the coding sequence ATGATAGTAGAACAGATATACACAGGATGTTTGGCGCAGGGTGCCTACTACATAGAAAGTGAAGGCGAAGCGGTTGTTATAGACCCATTGAGAGAAGTAGCACCTTATGTGGAGAAGGCCAAAAGAAGAGGAGCCAAAATTAAGTATGTGCTGGAAACCCATTTTCACGCTGACTTTGTTTCTGGTCACCTGGATCTCTCTAGAATAACAGGGGCGCCCATTGTTTTTGGACCGAATGCCAAGCCTAACTTTGAGGCGCATATTGCCAAAGACGGCGAAGAGTTGAAAATTGGTAAGGTAACACTTAAGGTGCTTCACACGCCCGGCCACACCATGGAGAGCACCACATATTTACTGATTGATGAAGAGGGTAAAGAAAATGCTGTCTTCTCCGGCGACACGCTGTTCATTGGCGATGTGGGAAGGCCTGATTTGGCTGCCAAGTCGCACCTGAGCGTGGAAGACCTGGCGGGGCATCTTTTTGACTCGCTGCGAAGTAAGATTATGACATTGCCCGATGACGTCATCGTGTACCCCGGACATGGAGCAGGCTCAGCTTGCGGAAAAAACATGAGCAAGGAAACCACCGATACGCTTGGCCATCAAAAAGAAACCAACTATGCCCTGAGAGCCAATATGACAAGGGATGAGTTCATCAAAGAAGTAACAGACGGATTGGCGCCTCCACCGGTGTACTTTCCGGAAAACGTGATGATGAATAAGATGGGATACGAAAGTGTGGACAAAGTACTGAGTCGTGGACTTCAAAAGCTTTCTGCTGAAGGCTTCGAAGCAGCAGCCAACGAAACGGAGGCGTTGGTGCTTGACACCCGTGACCCAAATGTTTTCTCAAAAGGATTCATTCCTAACTCTATCAATATAGGTATCGACGGTAGCTTTGCTCCCTGGGTAGGTGCATTGATCCTGGATATTAAGCAGCCGATATTGATTGTTGCGGAACCTGGCCGGGAAGAAGAGGTAGTAACGAGGCTGGCAAGAGTAGGATACGACAATACGATCGGTTATCTGGAAGGCGGTTTTGCTACATGGCAGCAAGCCGGAAAGGAAATTGATATCATTGATAATGTGTCGGCCGCTGATTTTTCAACTAAGTACAGTAAAGAGAAGTTGGAAGTGATCGATGTGCGCAAGCCGAGTGAATTTGCCGCTGAGCACGTGGAAGATGCTAAAAACCTGGCGCTGGATTTCATCAATGACCATATGGCCGACTTTGACAAAGAAAAGCCATTGTACCTTTACTGTGCTGGCGGGTATCGCTCAATGATTGCAAGCTCGATTTTGAAGGCCAGAGGTTGGGACAATGTCATCAATATTGAGGGAGGTTGGAAGGCAATAGAACAAACCAGTGTGCCGAGAACAGACTACGTTTGCCCTACCACGTTACAGAAGTAG
- a CDS encoding GntR family transcriptional regulator: MKRPVPKYILISKEIIQKIESGELLPGDKVPSENELIKEHNVSNTTARKSLHEVELQGWATRIKGRGTYVLNKTEDRHVTRVLGSFDAMKNSFDGNLIKEGFKPKDIILEKTILESGLSSKIDNRHMKIDGPVLKVHRLRYADDTLMKDETRYISLVACPKIHLIELKDPLIAIYEDQYKLKLGNAHRTMGAVILSPGDPQNYFENTVPLAAFMLDGAIFSEDGKIVEIERSLYRGDRYKFSINTKHELD; this comes from the coding sequence ATGAAAAGGCCAGTCCCCAAGTACATTTTAATCAGCAAAGAAATCATTCAAAAAATAGAGTCAGGCGAGCTTTTACCTGGCGATAAGGTGCCTTCAGAGAATGAATTAATCAAAGAGCACAACGTGAGCAATACTACGGCCCGCAAGAGTTTGCACGAAGTAGAATTACAGGGATGGGCTACCAGAATAAAAGGAAGAGGTACTTATGTGTTAAATAAAACAGAAGACAGGCACGTAACCAGAGTGCTTGGTTCGTTCGATGCCATGAAGAACAGCTTCGACGGCAACCTGATCAAAGAGGGGTTCAAGCCAAAAGATATTATTCTTGAAAAGACAATCCTTGAGAGTGGCCTGTCATCTAAAATCGATAACAGACATATGAAGATCGACGGCCCGGTGTTGAAGGTCCACCGCCTGAGATATGCCGATGATACGCTAATGAAAGATGAGACCAGATACATTTCCCTGGTTGCCTGTCCAAAAATTCACCTTATTGAGCTTAAAGACCCGCTGATTGCCATTTACGAAGATCAGTATAAACTTAAACTGGGCAATGCTCACAGAACAATGGGGGCAGTCATTCTGTCTCCCGGTGATCCACAGAATTACTTCGAGAACACAGTGCCGCTGGCAGCCTTTATGCTTGATGGAGCTATCTTCTCCGAAGACGGAAAAATTGTTGAGATTGAAAGGTCGCTATACAGGGGTGATAGATATAAATTCTCTATCAACACGAAGCACGAGCTAGACTAG